DNA from Rhinatrema bivittatum chromosome 16, aRhiBiv1.1, whole genome shotgun sequence:
GCTGCTCTGCCTGGGCTGCTACCTCTCTGCCATCAGGACACACCAGGGGGCCGAGGATGATACCTCTGCCCCCCAGTTTCCTGCTGGTTAAAGGCAGCAGGGCAATAGCCCTGAGGCAGGTGTCCCCCAGCCCTGCATGAAATAGCTGGCACGTGCGTAAGTTGGATCATGAGGAAGGATGTGAGGGCAGAGGTAAGAGGCACAGACAGCAAGGAAAATCCTGACTAGTCATGCTCTAAAGTCACCAGTTTGCTTGGCTTAGACGTTgccttagaaaatgaagtaggAAAACCTTGTGATCTGTctgctatttgggatcctgccaggtacttgtgacctggattggccactgttggaaacaggatcctagGCTTGGTGCACCCTCTGTCTtttccagtatggcaagtcttatgaaGAATCACACCAAGGGCTTCTGATCCATGCAAAGATGGCAGCAGCACATGAGATCCCAACACAGAAGGGGGCAGGAGATGAGGAtatggggatgggaggggggggggggggaaacttggGATGTTGCAGCATAGGGAGAGCAATGGGTTGGAGTTGAGAAAAATGCCTTGCGCGTGAGGCAGGATCTGTGATGAGGATGGAAGGGCGCATCGTTCAGAGCCAGCCAACTGGACCTCGTTTCCAGAGAGAGACTTCAGACCAGTGCTTGGTTTCCTTTTACCTCCCTCCTTGTGCACCCTGGTACTTGCAATGCCGGGTTTCACTGGGAGCATTGGGAGCCATAAATCCCACAATCGGGTCACGGAAGTTCTAAAATCAGAAGTGACCTCAAAGGCCTTCCCCAGGGACTGGGCCCCCCTCTCTGATTCTGGATCTCGTCTGCAGGTTTGACTTCCATTCCTATCAATGGCTGCAGGCCCTGCGTTTCGCCGTCGAAGAGGTCAACGCCAGCCCCAGCCTGCTCCCCAATGTGACCCTGGGCTTCTCCATCCTCAACAGCTGCGGCATGCCCGCCACAGGCCTCGCCGGGACCATGTGGCTGCTTTCTGGACAGGGCCAAGTCATCCCCAACTACCAGTGTTCTGCAGCTCCCCCCCTGACAGCTGTGATAGGAGATGCAGCCTCACTGGTCTCCCTCCCCATGGCCTATCTACTGGGCCTGTATGGATACCCGCAGGTAAGGACAGGTTTTTAATGCTTATGGGCTGACTCTTTGTGAACTGTATAATTACAAGGTCACAGCCTAGATGTTGTTTTTATGATTGATGTTGATTCTGAACATATGGGCGGGAAAAGCGATTTATAAACTggagtaaataaataactagaaaCTAACCAAGTCAGCGCTTTCCAGAATGCCATTAAGTCCAGGACATCAGGGAGAGGCTGAGCCAGTCTTGGTTTTTGCTCCTGTTGTATCCATGGGACTCGTCCCAATTTTGTTTCTCAAGAAATGCAGAAGGTAGTAGTGCCAGCGACGCAACAAGGGCAAATCCGGGACTAACTCAGTCTGTGCCTGATGACCAGAAGTTGATTAACGTCCTTTGATTCAGCAACACCATAGATAATGGTAATGTCCCTAGTAAACCCCATGTTTTCCATAAGGCTTTTGCTATTCTGTCCTCTACAGTGAAGCCCCCTGGAGACCATGACACTAGGAAAGTGCCATGCCGGTGGTGCATTCTTATGAACCATTGATAACTTCATCATCCCGGCCAAAATGGCCACCAAACTGCCCTTCAGTCTTCTCCTTCCCAGGTTGAGCAAGTTCAACTTTTCCTCGTTCAAGCCATTTGTCATCATTTGTTGCTCTCCACATCCTCCTTAAAGCCTGGGACCCAGACATGGGGATTAACTGATTTCTTTTTGCGTTAGTGCTTCTAATGTAATTTTGGTGTGCCCTGGAGGAGCTGTATATGCCATTCTGAGACAGGACCTCTACTTGGCATGAACCGGCTGTTTCTAGGAACTGATATCTAATCATGGTGAGACGTTCCAGAGGAAGGATGTGGGTCTGTTCAATAAACAGCAACAAGGGTTTTGTCCATCTTCATGCAATAAAATGACGGTCTTATTTAACATGAGCTCACCCTGAAAAAATCCGTGTGCACTAAAACCGGCACAATGACTGTATCACGCCAACAAGCCCATTGGTATTGAAACACGTTAGCAAAATAGaacttttcctgcttttctgtatattaaTCTCATCATGCAAAATGCAAATTGTATGTTAATTAGGATAAGAAGGCCAGGTTAGGCATTCAGGGGCTGCTTATCAAGTTGAGGTAAACTGAAAAAGCACTATCACAGATGAAATAAGGACAGTGTCGTAATGCCTCCTTCATTGGCGTTAATGGCCTCTGAAGGTATTTTTTGACTGCTTTCCGGGCTCATGAGATCgctctgtgtgtgtgcgcgcgcgccccTAATAACTTTCTGATTTGGCGTCTTATTCAAACTGAAATTTCAGGATATGTCAGAGGTAAAGTGGCGAGTGCATGAGGACtctgacaggttttttttttttcttcctggatTGACGCACATGTACAGACCATGGACTCACGAACCAGAAAGGAATCTCCGTTAGCTCTGGGTGGAACTTCTTGCTTTCTATGAGAAAAGTAAGGACTTTGTTATCTACAgactgttcttttatttttttgattgaaaTGATGCCCAAAACAGTTCCAatgtttatgtatattttttattatttattattaacaAATACATCTTTCAATATATGAGTAACTactttttgtaaaatattttatgaCTCCATGAAAACATGTGCATATTACTTTTAAGTAATAAAGCAACCTGTTTTTTCTATCTTCATTCTTCTATGCACAAATTGCTATGAGGTGTGCACTTGGTCTGATGATCCTTGATGTTGGTTAGTTCCTCATCTCTCACTGGCTTTATTGTCCACCCCTTGCAACAGCCTTGAGCCTAGGGCACTTTATTTTATGGTCCGTGATGTCGACAATTGCAATTCTTCTTTTGCACTTTGGGTCTTTGgggcaggaagggaggaaggggctATATGGCTGCTTGGCCAGAAGAATGGGAACCCTGGCAGTAGCATCTccttgattatttttattttatttatttaaaaagttttgtataccgtcgttcgaaatacatcacaacggtttacataaaaaaaacacaGGGTATGCATTGGAAGTTTACAATACGCATTCAAATAAGAAAACAAATACCttaataataaaaacacaaaacatgaaaaataacGCCAGTCTTTAGTTCTAGATGTTATTAGCCTTGCTCAAGGTTGTCTAAATAGGCTTGTTCAAAAAGCAAGGTCTTGCTAAAGACCAAGACCCAGCAGGCTCACCTTCTCAGTGAAAAGATATTGAAGATAATACAGTCCCTGCCATTCTTACATGCACAAGCTCTCCGTCTCCCATTCTTGGTGCTCAAAAAAACCTCCAATAGCTCATTGGAAGCACCTGCAAACACGGTGAAATGCGATATCAtttcttttctgtcttttatAATCTCATTTTTGTTGTGCCCAATCGACACTGAAGTTCAAAGGATTATTAAAAAGGGTGACTGAGATGACGATGCGGTCCCTGCCTCATCCGATCCCTtgtataaataaacatgggggtgtCAAGGGGAAATCTGCATACGCAAACCCCTTTCCTTCCCCAAAAAGGACCAGGGGACTTTCACTGCTGTCCAGCACCGTGGTGAgttttggttttggatttttgatTTAATTACTTGTCTTTCGGCCTCACTTTTCATTGATTTGGGAGCTTTTTGGCACCATGAAACCACTGCTCCATTTGTAATAGACTATTCCAGGACAATCGCCAAGCTTAGCCACtggctgtgggggagagggaagggccaCTACATACACTGAATGAAGGATATCTGATGGATGGGTCTCTGGCACCAAATTGATAAATGACCACATCCCTAACTTCTTCCACAGATAAGCTATTATGCCACAATCCCACTGCTGAGCGACAGGCATCTGTTCCCTTCCTTCTTCCGCACCATTCCTAGCGATGAGGCTCAGTcccggggcctagcccacctggtGATGCACTTCGGTTGGACCTGGGTGGGGATCCTGGCGACTACAGAAAATTATGGGCAGTTTGGGAGCCAGATCCTGAAGGATGAAATCATCCGGGCTGGTGGTTGTGTGGCATTTCAGGAGTCCATCCCTACCACATATGCCGCAGAAAGAATCCAGTACATTATCCAGGTGGTCAAGAGGTCAAAGGCGAATGCCATTGTGGTTTTTGCTTATGAGAATTATGCGAGTCAGGTGCTAGAAGAGGCTTCAAGGCAAAATGTGACTGGGAAGGTATGGGTGGCAAGTGAAGCCTGGTCAATCTCTAGGACCATAGCTGGCAAGAATCTACAAAATACTTTAGAAGGGACAATTGGTTTTGCCATTCGCAAAAGGGACATTCCTGGCTTGAGGGAGTTCTTGGAGAGCAACCATCCTTTCTCCTCACCCAGAGACATCTTCATCAAGGAGTTTTGGGAGAAGACCTTTAATTGTCTCTGGAGCTTTTCACGCACACCCCAAGTGAGAGGAGTTGAGGAGGATCTGAAAGAGGCATTTCATCCATGTACAGGCTTTGAGGAACTAAGAGGTCTCAATACCACTTATACAGATGTCTCAGACCTGAGGATCACTTACAACATCTACAGTGCAGTATATGCAGCTGCTCATGGCCTGCAGGATCTCCAGTCATGTCAACCTGGAACAGGACCATTTGCCAATGGATCTTGTGCCAACATCTTTCATATAAAGCCATGGCAGGTAGGAATTAGACTTTCATTTTTCTAGGAGGAAGTGGAATGGATTAAGGAGTAACAGACTCAGTTTAGAAGGTCAAATGAGCAAACTTTATCTAAAATAAGCTTGTCTTCCAGTGTACCTCaatgaagagaaaaatgaaaagacAGGATTGGAGGGGAGCTCAAGTGGTAATTTACATTCATAGAAAACCATCGTTGCAATTCAAGAGTCATCTAGACACTTAGAAAGGCaatgcaggaagggaatccagaaGGTCATTTAGAATCAAAGAAATATAGGACCAGAAGGGTCCTTAAGAGATTGCCTATAATCCTAAAAAGATAGGGCTAGTCTAGAACTCAAGAAATCATTTAGAATCCTAAAATGGCAGTGCTGGAAGGGACATAGATGGTCATCTAGAATTAGAGAATGATAAGGCTGAAAGGGATTTTGGGAAGTCATTTAGTTTCTCATCCTGCTGAAAGGTGGGATCCACAGTACCTAACCCATCCCAGACAGATATGTGTTTAACCTACTCTTGAAAAACTCCAATGATTGAGGTTTCTCTATCTCTTAGTCCTCAGCTACCCTTACAGTTAGAAAGTTCTTTCCAATGTCTCACCTAAATTTCCCCTGCCTCAATTACcagaaaaaatgactttttatcAGGGTTTCAAATGATAGAGAAAACATGGAGAGTCTCAGTGCACTTTATCACCAATAAATAGGAAGATGAGTAATCAGGAAACTAACGGAAGAGAGGTCACCCTATAAGTAATAAACTATGCACTATATTTCAAATGGAAAGGTTGGCCCAATGGCAAGTGCTGTACATTGCCATGCAGAAGGTCCCCAGTTTGATCTCCGagtcaggtcttctgcttcccagattggctggggatgctgtgaaggAAGCACTCATGCCCccctggagggtgggggagaggagggtgtcataatcattgcttaagggtgataCCTGGTTGCTAGAACAAGAAGAAGCCATGGTACATTGCTCCCGTCctaggactgtcactgcaataagcagaataaatgtgcGTGAGGGGGTGGTGGTATGGTTTTAGCCCCCAATATACCAGACACAAGTTTCAGAGATATTTTAGtaatttagtaaaatgtttattatgataAATAAATGATGGCCAACTACAATATGTATAGTTTATCCACCTTGAAATGGACTTGTTATTATTTGGAAAACTTAAAAACCCAAACAGGtctgcttattccaggctttttTCTCTTTCAATTCCTCTGGCACCCACAGTTCCTTCGTTATCTGAAGAGAGTCCGCTTTAAGAACAGAGATAAAGAGGAGCAGTTTTTCGATGAGGGAGGCAACCCACCATCGGTCTACGACATCCTGAACTGGCAGCTGGACTCCAATGGCCAGGTCAAGTTCGTCAAAGTTGGGAGCTATGAGGGGCAGGATCTCGTTCTGAACAAGAGCGCCATAGTGTGGAATGGGGGAAACAGACAGGTGAGGCTCCTCTATTGTGGGCATGTACCCTCAATAATGAGACCAAATAGGAAATGAGACGTTCAGTCTGCAGGTTGTGAGTATAGTAGACATTTACTTTATATTGCATGCTCCCATGGAGGTCATGGAACTACCGTTTTCTCTCCTTCTTGACTCTTGTGAATTTCCGGTACTTTTCCTCTCTGCCCTTCTGAATTTCCTGTTGTAACTCACTCGTCTCTGCTTGGTTTATTTGAGCAATTTTTAGAATGGCAAACCAACTACACAGGAAATTCAGAAGAAGCAAGAGAGGAAGTGACTGACTACTCAAAACGATGAGAGGAAATGATGAGGCAATGACACAGGTATATGCAGGAAAGCAAAGATGAAGCCAAGAACCAAGCAGATGAGAAATTTCGAAGGGATAAGTAAAAGAAGGCAGTCtccattaacatttttttaaaattgtatcatAGATATTTCTATCCTAGTAGCctagaaaattgttttttttcctttttttatcagCAAAAATAGTCAGTGCttcaatatcagaaataagctaGCATTTGTATATACAACTGAGATCAAAACATGAGAATCATCTTCTACATAATTGATTGAATCTAGAGCCATTAGTGGTGATCTCTTTCTCCTACTGCCTGTGGTTAGCTATTCCTCTACACATCTCCATCCACCCCATAACTCAGGGGCTGCCATGTCCATCCACCCAACTTGTAAGCTTTATGGTGTAGGGAGCTAGATGTCATTTACTGTTCCTAGATGACTTTGTGTTACTTATTTGTTGTACCTTCATGTTGACTGCTTTGAAGAGTGTTGCATACACAGGCAAGGGTAGGGTGAAcacctctgtttttttttctttgtctgctTCTTAGACTCCCCGTTCCATTTGCAGTGACAGTTGCCCACCCGGACATCAAAGGGTGATGAAGCAGGGGGAGCCACCATGCTGCTTTGACTGCAAGCTGTGCCCTGCTGGTGAGATCACCAATGAAACTGGTGAGCACATCATCTTTAGCTACAAgcggtttttatttatttatttatttattttatttttattaaattttcaaaaacattattCAAGAAAAACTCTTGCAATCAGGAATTAAACAGGTCTGTTAAAGAAAAATGAGGATCAAAATCAAACAATTAAGAAACAGTAATATAGACTTTAAAAGTCAGGCTGTAATAAAGATGATTCAATTAAGCAAATCAATTAGAGGAAATTAGGAAGCCTAATTTAACAGAAAGGTACAGATACATCTCAAGACACAAGTGGAGGTGACTTATTCTGcaggaaattatccaaatgaCTAGGTTCAAAGAACAAATAACCAACTCTTTGATACTTAACTAAACACAcagaggaatttttaaaaataaaaatgttgcacCTATtccattactctctgcttcttcTCAAGAAAGCATTTTCTTTGGACTCGCTTATTTCCGACTAAGTCTGGAAGCACCAGTATTTCATGTCTAAGAAAGTGTTGATCTCTAAGATGGAGAAAGAGATATAATGTCCATATTTTATTAGATTCTTGGTATGTCTTCTACATGTAAAATATCCTTAATAGAGGTTTGGGAATTCTCAAAAACATAAGCACCTTTAATAAAACGGTCTCCCTTCAGATCCATAGCCAAAGGCTTCCCCACAGGTTCCTGACAGTATACCAGCATGACCTGCGCGAGGCTTTATTGGGATCGTTAGTCTAGTTCTGTTCTGGAAGCACTATATCAAAAAATGAGAGGGAAATATCCCTTTACCTGATCCCTTGAGCCATccggtcctagaggtgacaggctctgtgtccctgtgctcctgtACTTGTTTTCAGAGCTATTCAGTCCTAGATGTGGTAGGTACCTCTACCCATCCCCATTCCTAGAGGCTCTGTGTTCCTGTGCCAATCCTGAGCCTTTCATTCCTAgtttttatattctttcagaGCAAATGAAAATACTAAATCCAGATTCCTCTCTTTCTTAGATTCTTCTGTATGCATTCTCTGCCCTGAAGACTTCTGGTCCAATGACAAAAGAGATCAATGTGTCCCAAAACTCATGGAGTTCCTTTCCTTTGAAGAACCATTGGGCATCATCCTCACTACTGCTGccactttcttttctttccttctcatcGGCGTTTTGCTTATTTACGCCCGGCACCATGAGACACCCATCGTCAAAGCCAACAACCGTGAGCTCAGCTACCTCCTGCTCTTGGCGCTCCTCCTCAGCTTCCTCTGTACCTTGATTTTCATTGGTCGCCCCTTGACAGCAACGTGCATGGTCCGTCAGACCGTCTTCAGCCTTATCTTCACTCTCAGTGTCTCTTGTGTGCTGGCCAAGACCATCATGGTGGTTCTCGCTTTCAATGCCACGAAACCCGGCAGTGACTTCCGGAAATGGGCAGGTTCCAGGCTACCCAACACCATCATCTCTCTTTCCATGGTCCCGCCTGTCCTGATCTGCATTGTCTGGCTCTACAACTCTCCCCCTTTCCCAGAGAGAAACATGAATTCCCAGCCTGGGAAGATCACCATGGAATGCAACGAAGGTTCCGGCCTGGCCTTCTGGTGCTTGTTGGGGTACATGGGCTTTCTGGCCGGGGTCAGCTTCCTGGTGGCCTTCCTAGCCAGGAAGTTGCCCGACAGCTTCAACGAAGCCAAACATATCACTTTCAGCATGCTGATCTTCGGTAGCGTCTGGGCCTCCTTTGTCCCGGCCTATCTCAGCACCAGGGGGAAAAACATGATTGCTGTGGAGATCTTTGCCATCCTGGCTTCCAGTGGGGGCTTGCTGGCTTGCCTTTTCTTCCCGAAGTGCTACATCATTTTAATAAAGCCAGATATGAACACCCGAGAGCATCTAATGGGGAAAGGAACTCACAGGGTGAAAAAGAACAAACACTAGTGCAGCCGATACAAAATGAAACATTGTATCTCTTTCACTTTGTTGTTTCTTTGTTGGAAAATATGAGAAAGAAAGTTGGTGATACCAAACCGATGCAGGTGTTCAATGCTGTATTGT
Protein-coding regions in this window:
- the LOC115077401 gene encoding LOW QUALITY PROTEIN: extracellular calcium-sensing receptor-like (The sequence of the model RefSeq protein was modified relative to this genomic sequence to represent the inferred CDS: substituted 1 base at 1 genomic stop codon), with protein sequence MAVYKTRGRRLVGEVPVDRKDLFRALALSRLRAERCLAVPTGWVDAFASQMLPLLLLLSFWPVSGAPCHLWSLGVQGFSQEGDITIGGLVPVRYPQRVPAHSFRDPPESLPCTVFDFHSYQWLQALRFAVEEVNASPSLLPNVTLGFSILNSCGMPATGLAGTMWLLSGQGQVIPNYQCSAAPPLTAVIGDAASLVSLPMAYLLGLYGYPQISYYATIPLLSDRHLFPSFFRTIPSDEAQSRGLAHLVMHFGWTWVGILATTENYGQFGSQILKDEIIRAGGCVAFQESIPTTYAAERIQYIIQVVKRSKANAIVVFAYENYASQVLEEASRQNVTGKVWVASEAWSISRTIAGKNLQNTLEGTIGFAIRKRDIPGLREFLESNHPFSSPRDIFIKEFWEKTFNCLWSFSRTPQVRGVEEDLKEAFHPCTGFEELRGLNTTYTDVSDLRITYNIYSAVYAAAHGLQDLQSCQPGTGPFANGSCANIFHIKPWQFLRYLKRVRFKNRDKEEQFFDEGGNPPSVYDILNWQLDSNGQVKFVKVGSYEGQDLVLNKSAIVWNGGNRQSVAYTGKGRVNTSVFFSLSASXTPRSICSDSCPPGHQRVMKQGEPPCCFDCKLCPAGEITNETDSSVCILCPEDFWSNDKRDQCVPKLMEFLSFEEPLGIILTTAATFFSFLLIGVLLIYARHHETPIVKANNRELSYLLLLALLLSFLCTLIFIGRPLTATCMVRQTVFSLIFTLSVSCVLAKTIMVVLAFNATKPGSDFRKWAGSRLPNTIISLSMVPPVLICIVWLYNSPPFPERNMNSQPGKITMECNEGSGLAFWCLLGYMGFLAGVSFLVAFLARKLPDSFNEAKHITFSMLIFGSVWASFVPAYLSTRGKNMIAVEIFAILASSGGLLACLFFPKCYIILIKPDMNTREHLMGKGTHRVKKNKH